In Aegilops tauschii subsp. strangulata cultivar AL8/78 chromosome 3, Aet v6.0, whole genome shotgun sequence, one genomic interval encodes:
- the LOC141042951 gene encoding uncharacterized protein, whose protein sequence is MAEEPSTKRHQDEPSDKSSNLVDIHVPGEKREYTKTLREVELHGKETLEIVCTSEPDKADEVISRLWRKLGGMLRRIVGVGVHYTNEDEPPQMAAVLQLCVDDLCLVYHITTATKWPKRLNKLLQHETLFTFAGFGIESDKEKLKLSGLEINPNKFIDIQRKWRVPYTGKEYDSLTDVAASVIHPFYKGMKKNINTQEDYKLWGTSPLPDNLIEYAGVDAYTTYKSWSMIDYITDGSEFAKQREAANFYDHPYCPF, encoded by the exons ATGGCGGAGGAACCGTCCACCAAGCGTCATCAAGACGAGCCGTCGGACAAGAGCAGCAACCTCGTCGACATTCACGTCCCTGGTGAGAAGCGCGAGTACACCAAAACCCTCAGAGAGGTTGAGCTCCACGGCAAGGAGACGCTGGAGATCGTCTGCACCAGCGAACCAGACAAGGCCGACGAGGTGATCTCCAGGCTCTGGAGGAAGCTTGGCGGCATGCTTCGTAGGATCGTCGGTGTTGGTGTGCACTACACCAACGAAGATGAACCTCCCCAGATGGCAGCAGTCCTGCAGTTGTGCGTCGACGACCTCtgcttggtgtaccacatcaCAACGGCCACAAAATG GCCCAAGCGCCTGAACAAGTTGCTGCAGCATGAGACGTTGTTCACATTTGCCGGTTTCGGCATTGAAAGCGACAAAGAGAAGCTGAAGTTGTCCGGTTTGGAGATCAACCCCAACAAGTTCATCGACATTCAGCGCAAGTGGAGAGTTCCATACACCGGAAAAGAGTATGACTCCTTGACTGATGTTGCAGCCAGCGTCATCCACCCATTCTACAAAGGCATGAAGAAGAACATCAACACGCAGGAAGACTACAAACTGTGGGGGACCAGCCCGCTGCCAGACAACCTCATCGAGTACGCAGGAGTAGATGCGTACACCACGTACAAGTCATGGAGCATGATCGACTACATCACAGATGGTTCGGAATTTGCAAAACAGCGGGAGGCTGCGAATTTCTACGACCACCCCTACTGCCCCTTTTAG
- the LOC141042952 gene encoding uncharacterized protein, with the protein MAEELSTKRHHGEPSDKSSNLVDVHVPGKKREYTRTLTGVELHGKETLEIVCTSKPDKADKVMSRLRMKGGSLNPSFIGVDVEFTSDDEPPQMAAVLQLCIEELCLVYHIAAATKWPKRLKEFLQEEKLYTFVGFSIGGDKRMLNKSGLEINPNNFIDMQRKWKDPKNSKYYDSLADVAGGVIHPF; encoded by the exons ATGGCAGAGGAACTGTCCACCAAGCGTCATCATGGCGAGCCGTCGGACAAGAGCAGCAACCTCGTCGACGTTCACGTCCCCGGCAAGAAGCGCGAGTACACGAGAACCCTCACAGGGGTTGAGCTCCACGGCAAGGAGACACTGGAGATCGTCTGCACCAGCAAACCAGACAAGGCCGATAAGGTGATGAGCAGGCTCAGGATGAAGGGCGGCAGCTTGAATCCGAGCTTCATCGGAGTTGATGTGGAGTTCACCAGCGATGATGAACCTCCACAGATGGCGGCAGTCCTGCAGTTGTGCATCGAGGAACTCTGCTTGGTGTACCACATCGCAGCAGCCACAAAATG GCCCAAGCGCCTCAAAGAGTTCCTGCAGGAGGAGAAATTGTACACATTTGTCGGTTTCAGCATTGGAGGTGACAAGCGGATGCTGAACAAGTCTGGTTTGGAGATCAACCCCAACAACTTCATTGACATGCAGCGCAAGTGGAAAGATCCAAAGAACAGCAAATACTACGACTCCTTGGCCGATGTTGCAGGCGGCGTAATCCACCCATTCTAA